tctacaattctacgattctatgacttacTCTGATGTGAATGTGTttaaggattgcagtcttaaattcacagaataaaattttttttaaaaaattattaaatttttattcacttttctcaGTCAGGCCCCCTACTGCCCCAACAAGAACCCCTTGGTTTTCCTTTATAACCTCAACCAGTTCCACTGTTTTTTCCATTTTCACCACTTTCCCTTCCAGGGCATTTACTTTTTCATCTAGTTTGTCAAACTTCTGGGATAGAGCCTCCTTAGAGTTCTCTATATCTGACCTAACTTCCAAAAATTGTCTATTCACAGTTTCCTCCAACCCTTTCCTAAATTCTGCAAAATGTAAAGTCATAAATTCTGCAATGTCTGGCTTAGCTGCTTTTTCAATATCCTCTTGTGCTGACGCTCTTTTCTTTTCAACTATTTTCTGTCTTACTGACTCCTGTTTAGGTTTCTCTGCCATGTCTCTTCTCAAAACAATTGCTTCAAAACACTTCTAACTCAAGGTCACTTCACCACCTTATCTCTTTCTCACCTTTAGGCTTATGTGTGGAAATTCCCCTGCAGGCCCAGTTTCAACTCAGTTATATACCAATCTATGTCAACAGTTTAGCCTTAAACCATTCATAAGTAAtccaaaaaaatataaaagaaccACATATATATGTACaatctaaagaaagaaaaaaacctggagaTTATCACAGTCACGAAAGAATGTTGTAGTATTTCCTTTAGTGATGGTTGTTGCTTTTAAGAACTCTTGTAGTATATTGTATTCCAAAGTTCTCCAACTGTTGCTTGGGATCCAATATTCTTCAGATGAAAAATTAAAATTGTAATCAAAATTGTATTTATAATCCAAATGTTATTTGTAATCTGAATGGTATTTATAATCCAAAATATAATGCTCTCCTCAGTTGTAATTCCAATATATGACCCTGctcatttttaatcttttttctgTCCCTACTCCCACTCTCCCAGGCACTCGTCCTCCCTGAGATTTCTCCCAGTTATGGAAGAGTGTTCTCCTGTTGAGCTTTGGTAGGTTTTTGCAAGATCCAGggtctttttaaattaattttatttttttctcaatcTTTAAAGCACTTTCATTCATAAAAGTAGCTTTGCCATTCATAAAAACTGAGGATACTCCAGTCCATTCATATAAGTTCCATTTAAAAGTTCAGAAAGACAACAGCTCAATTCTTTGTATCCAACAGAGAAATGGGTTGCTAAAAGTTAACTAATTGAAGCTAAAAAAGTAACAACAGACTGATGTGTTTCCAAATGCCTTTGATCTCATTCACAAGTCCTTACTGCAGAGTCTGTCTTTCAGAAGACGGAAGTTGACTTCCTTTTTAGTTTCCGTCTTTGCGGAATTAAACTTAAACACAAATTCTTCAATTTTAGAATCAAAAAGTTTGGCAATAAGTACCTTATTTcagaaaggctgctgcttcaggtggcgaTTCGTGGTTTTGGCTGTGATAGCACTGTGAGCGAACTCAAGCCGCTTCTCtcgccacccaccccacacacactgcCGATGCATCCTTATGTGAAAGGATGGAGGCTGCTTTTCCAAGCAATCTAGTCATTATGAGACTGGTCTTCCCCCCAAATAAAGGTTGCTTCAGTgaattttcttattcatttcacaTCAATGTCTAGTGAACAAGTTCATCAAAGCAGAAACCGTGTTACTGTTTCTGACaaaacaattaaataataataataataatagacttttCTCAGTGTCCCACTTAGGATGGGACAAAATAGAAGGTATTCCCAGTGGCTGCACTCAGGTTAGGAAACCctgaaatcattttatttttatgattttttttaaggtggcCCTGTCCCTATTATGCAattgtttgatgttgtattgtgaAATTGAAATGTTTCATTATGTACCAGATCAATCACCTCACACTTCATCTTACTAGAAAGTCCATACCATATGACATAAGAATCAGGCTTTTAGTGTGATGGTACCTACCCTTTTGAACTTCCTCCTATTACACATCAAGCAGGGCTCATCTCTATTGCCTTTTCACAATATACTCCTGACAGATGTAGAAAAGCAAAGATGTTGTTGACCTTGACTGTCACATTAtgctaataattatttttattccattATAGAGGAATAATAATGAAGCAAAATCGCACTTCTGTAACAGAATTCATCCTTGTAGGATTCATGGACCACCCTGACCTCCGAGTCCCGCTCTTCTTCTTGTTCCTGATCATCTATGTAGCCACAATAATAGGCAACCTTGGGATAATCATAATAACCAGTGTGGATGCTCGACTCCACACCCCAATGTACTTTTTCCTGAGAAACCTCTCCATTATCGATATTGGTTATTCAACTGCCATTGCCCCCAAATTGCTGACAACCTTTGTGGCAGAGAAGACAACCATTTCTTTCAAGGGATGCACAgtgcagtttttctttttttgtctgtttgtgaCCACTGAAGGCTGCCTTCTTGCTGTGATGGCATATGATCGCTTCATAGCCATCTGCAACCCACTGCTCTATTTTTCTGTTATGTCAAATAAGTTGTGTGCCATATTGGTGGTGGTTGCATATAGTTGTGGCTTGGCAAGTTCAACTATCCATACTATTTTCATATTCAATTTGTCCTTCTGCAGTTCAAATGTCATTAATCATTTTTTCTGTGATGTTCCTCCTATACTCCAGTTGTCCTGTTCGGACACCCATGTCATTCGCACTGTGCATTTCGTTTTATCCACTGTCATTGCACTGACGACTTTTCTCATTGTCTTGGTCTCCTACATTGCCATAGTTTTTGCTATCATGCAGATCCACTCTGCCCAGGGTAGATACAAAGCCTTCTCCACCTGTGCTTCCCACTTGACCACAGTCACTATCTTCTTTGGAACCATCATCTTCATGTATATACGGCCTGGCTCCAGTTTTCCAAAGGATCAGGACAAAATAGTTTCTGTGTTCTATACTCTCGTGACATCCTTGCTCAACCCTCTCATCTACAGCCTAAGGAACAAAGATGTGAAAGATGCTGCATGCAGGATAGTAGGCAAGGTGACATTTCTGAAGTAGC
The nucleotide sequence above comes from Zootoca vivipara chromosome 1, rZooViv1.1, whole genome shotgun sequence. Encoded proteins:
- the LOC118090064 gene encoding olfactory receptor 5AP2-like, yielding MKQNRTSVTEFILVGFMDHPDLRVPLFFLFLIIYVATIIGNLGIIIITSVDARLHTPMYFFLRNLSIIDIGYSTAIAPKLLTTFVAEKTTISFKGCTVQFFFFCLFVTTEGCLLAVMAYDRFIAICNPLLYFSVMSNKLCAILVVVAYSCGLASSTIHTIFIFNLSFCSSNVINHFFCDVPPILQLSCSDTHVIRTVHFVLSTVIALTTFLIVLVSYIAIVFAIMQIHSAQGRYKAFSTCASHLTTVTIFFGTIIFMYIRPGSSFPKDQDKIVSVFYTLVTSLLNPLIYSLRNKDVKDAACRIVGKVTFLK